The window TCCAGGTTGCATTCGGAGTCTGACACCAGATCTGTGTTTCTGTCCTCAAGTCCACCAACCTCATCATCTCTCATTAGCCTGTTTTCCTCGTCCTCAAACTCCTCCATCTCAACTTTTTCGAGAGCCACTTCATTCTCATAACAAAAGGAGTTCCTCAAGCTTGAAGCATTGGACTTCTTCTCTGCCAGTTCCCTGGCACTACAGCTGGGCGTGCTGGGCACCTCATAGGTGTTGTCAAAGCGAGAGTAGTCCACTTTGTAGTAGTTCTTCTCTTCAAAGAGCACTTGCTCGAAGCGGTGTCCCCAGAGGATCTCAGCAGCGACATAGGAGCTCCGACACTGAGTGGTCATGGCTGTAGCCTCAACCATGCCCTCGAGAATCACCACGATCTCAAACTCTGATGTTTCCAACTCCTGTTTGTTCATCTCATAGAAAGGGCTTTCCTCATCTATTTCATGTACGATAGTAATTGGAGACACCAGGAAGATTCTGTCGATGCCACTATCAAAGCCTACATCGATGTCTACCTGATCCAGGGGGATGAACTCTCCCTCTGCAGTGGTGCGGGACTTGAGCAGCTGGGCCCTTACATGGGCCTCCACAAGGTGACTCTTCCTCAGGTTCCCCACTCGCCACATCAGACAAAGTTTGCCGTCCCTCATGGCCATTGTGGCAAAATGGCTGAACACCAGGGTCTCGTTCCTCTTTTTGGGCTTTGCCATCTTAGCCATGACAGCACCGATAATAAAAGCATCAATGATGCAGCCCACAATGCTCTGAAATACCACCATAAAAACAGCAATGGGGCAGTCCTCTGTCACATAGCGATAACCATAGCCAATTGTGGTTTGGGTCTCAACTGAGAATAAAAAGGCAGCTGTGAAGCTGTCCACATTGGAAACGCACATTTGAGTATTATTTTCTAAGTCCCCATAAGAGAGGGCCACTAACCAGAAGACAAAGCCAAAAAACAA is drawn from Odontesthes bonariensis isolate fOdoBon6 chromosome 21, fOdoBon6.hap1, whole genome shotgun sequence and contains these coding sequences:
- the LOC142371775 gene encoding inward rectifier potassium channel 2-like, with the translated sequence MEVMGSVRSHRYSIVSSEEDGMKLATIAVPNGYGNGNVNKGHAEHQRQSRFVSKDGHCNVQFINMSEKGQRYLADIFTTCVDIRWRWMLLVFCLSFLLSWLFFGFVFWLVALSYGDLENNTQMCVSNVDSFTAAFLFSVETQTTIGYGYRYVTEDCPIAVFMVVFQSIVGCIIDAFIIGAVMAKMAKPKKRNETLVFSHFATMAMRDGKLCLMWRVGNLRKSHLVEAHVRAQLLKSRTTAEGEFIPLDQVDIDVGFDSGIDRIFLVSPITIVHEIDEESPFYEMNKQELETSEFEIVVILEGMVEATAMTTQCRSSYVAAEILWGHRFEQVLFEEKNYYKVDYSRFDNTYEVPSTPSCSARELAEKKSNASSLRNSFCYENEVALEKVEMEEFEDEENRLMRDDEVGGLEDRNTDLVSDSECNLDSLPLESMPLTAESEI